One genomic window of bacterium includes the following:
- a CDS encoding Mrp/NBP35 family ATP-binding protein — protein MFARKSAVSKEAVMDVLRDVMDPELHRSIVELNMVKDIVVHDGTVRVDALLTISGCPLRETIIESIKTKVQTLPGVAQVDVHLGVMTQEQRQALIGQLRPGPQKQSPLLSPTSTTRILVIASGKGGVGKSTVTTNLAAALARRKRIVGIADADVYGYSIPHMLGVKGRPTVIDQMIIPLEREGIRVMSMGFMVDENEAVIWRGPMLHKAVTTFLSEVYWSDTQDLLIDLPPGTGDVSLTIAQTLPRAEMLIVTTPQPAAANVAYRAARMAEKVNMPVVGVVENMSYYLSAPGAEPSYIFGQGGGARLAEMIGAPLLGLIPLDPAIREGGDRGQPVVLTDPDAPSAQVFVQIADALLRGHA, from the coding sequence GTGTTTGCCCGAAAGTCGGCCGTCAGCAAGGAAGCGGTGATGGACGTCCTTCGCGACGTCATGGACCCGGAGCTCCACCGCAGCATCGTGGAGCTCAATATGGTCAAAGACATCGTAGTCCACGACGGGACGGTCCGGGTCGACGCGCTGCTCACGATCAGCGGGTGCCCGCTGCGGGAGACGATCATCGAGTCCATCAAGACCAAGGTTCAGACGCTACCCGGCGTGGCGCAGGTGGATGTGCATCTCGGGGTGATGACCCAGGAGCAGCGCCAGGCGCTGATCGGCCAGCTGCGGCCCGGGCCGCAGAAGCAGTCTCCCTTGCTGTCGCCGACCTCCACGACGCGCATCCTCGTCATCGCCAGCGGAAAGGGTGGGGTCGGCAAGTCTACGGTGACCACGAATCTGGCGGCGGCGCTTGCGCGGCGAAAGCGGATTGTGGGCATCGCCGACGCCGACGTCTACGGCTACAGCATCCCGCACATGCTGGGGGTCAAGGGGCGGCCGACGGTCATCGACCAGATGATCATCCCGCTGGAACGCGAGGGCATTCGCGTCATGTCGATGGGCTTCATGGTCGACGAGAACGAGGCGGTGATCTGGCGTGGGCCGATGCTCCACAAGGCCGTGACCACGTTCCTGAGCGAGGTGTACTGGAGTGACACGCAGGACCTGCTGATCGATCTTCCGCCGGGCACCGGCGATGTCTCGTTGACCATCGCGCAGACGTTGCCGAGGGCCGAGATGCTGATCGTGACCACCCCGCAGCCGGCGGCGGCGAACGTCGCGTACCGGGCGGCCCGCATGGCGGAAAAGGTCAACATGCCGGTCGTCGGGGTGGTCGAGAACATGTCCTACTACCTGAGCGCTCCCGGCGCCGAGCCGTCGTACATCTTTGGGCAGGGCGGGGGCGCGCGGCTCGCGGAGATGATCGGCGCTCCGCTGCTGGGATTGATCCCCCTCGACCCGGCGATCCGCGAGGGAGGCGACCGTGGGCAGCCGGTGGTGCTCACCGACCCCGACGCGCCGTCGGCGCAGGTGTTCGTGCAGATCGCGGATGCGCTCCTCAGAGGGCACGCGTAA
- a CDS encoding 2-oxoacid:acceptor oxidoreductase subunit alpha: MAKRINDMTIRLGGEAGQGVESGGAGFAQALSHGGLWLHTYTEYMSRIRGGLNFFQIRVADHPLWAHTEGVHVLLAFSPEAVTNYGPHIVEGGALMFDDTLKFDHDAVTRRNVQLFSMPLTKIAQDLGGNKIMANTCGLGALAGIIEYPFEFVADVIRRNFMRKGDAVVQGNLKVAEEGYKVGRDKYAGSFDWKVSPLGERPDRMLLNGNQAIGMGAVAAGCRFMSGYPMTPASSILEYIASHAKKFDIVVKQTEDEIAAILFAIGAGNAGARALTATSGGGFSLMVEALGLAGMAEVPVVIVEAQRPGPSTGMPTKTEQGDLLFALFASQGEFPRIVLAPGTQEECFHTAVRAFNLAEKWQCPVIVMTEFYLTTMMRTLMPTEFPIERVQIDRGELLTAEQLDRLGEPYLRYRDTPSGISPRALPGHPKAVHQACSDEHDEYGHFEDEDPANRLKMAGKRWRKFQNIVEDLHEPTLYGPEGAGITLMGWGSTYGAMREAVDLLNASGTRTNLLHFVDIWPFPEAKATPLIEAARQLVAVEGNQSGQFAHLVRAMTGRRADRMILRWDGRPLSPEYIIEKLEEAKVHA; this comes from the coding sequence GTGGCAAAACGGATCAACGACATGACGATCAGGCTCGGAGGCGAAGCGGGGCAGGGCGTGGAGTCCGGCGGCGCGGGTTTCGCGCAGGCGCTCAGCCACGGGGGGCTCTGGCTCCATACCTACACCGAGTATATGTCCCGGATCCGCGGCGGGCTCAACTTCTTCCAGATCCGGGTCGCCGATCACCCATTGTGGGCCCACACCGAGGGTGTCCATGTCCTGCTCGCGTTCAGCCCCGAGGCGGTGACCAACTACGGGCCGCACATCGTGGAGGGCGGCGCGCTGATGTTCGACGATACCCTGAAGTTCGACCACGACGCCGTGACCCGCCGCAACGTGCAACTGTTCAGCATGCCGCTCACGAAGATCGCTCAAGACCTCGGCGGCAACAAGATCATGGCCAATACCTGCGGTCTGGGGGCGCTCGCCGGGATTATCGAATACCCCTTCGAGTTCGTGGCGGACGTGATCAGGCGGAACTTCATGCGCAAGGGTGATGCGGTCGTCCAGGGCAACCTCAAAGTCGCCGAGGAAGGGTACAAGGTGGGCCGGGACAAGTACGCCGGGTCGTTCGACTGGAAGGTCTCGCCGCTGGGGGAGCGCCCCGACCGGATGCTGCTCAACGGGAACCAGGCCATCGGGATGGGGGCGGTCGCTGCGGGCTGCCGGTTCATGTCGGGGTATCCGATGACTCCGGCGAGCTCAATCCTCGAGTACATCGCGAGCCACGCCAAGAAGTTCGACATCGTCGTCAAGCAGACCGAGGACGAGATCGCCGCCATCTTGTTCGCGATCGGCGCCGGCAATGCGGGCGCGCGCGCGCTGACGGCCACGAGCGGGGGCGGGTTCTCGCTCATGGTGGAGGCGCTCGGGCTGGCCGGCATGGCCGAGGTTCCGGTGGTGATCGTGGAGGCGCAGCGGCCCGGCCCGTCGACCGGGATGCCGACGAAGACCGAGCAGGGAGATCTGCTGTTTGCCCTGTTCGCGAGTCAGGGCGAGTTTCCGCGGATCGTCCTGGCCCCGGGCACCCAGGAGGAGTGCTTCCACACCGCCGTGCGGGCATTCAACCTGGCGGAGAAGTGGCAGTGTCCGGTGATCGTGATGACCGAGTTCTACCTCACCACGATGATGCGGACGCTGATGCCCACCGAGTTTCCGATCGAGCGCGTGCAGATCGATCGAGGGGAGCTGCTCACCGCTGAGCAACTGGACCGCCTCGGCGAACCCTACTTGAGATACCGCGATACGCCGAGCGGCATCTCGCCCCGCGCGCTCCCCGGCCATCCGAAAGCGGTGCATCAGGCGTGCAGCGACGAGCACGACGAGTACGGCCATTTTGAGGACGAGGATCCGGCGAACCGGCTGAAGATGGCCGGGAAACGGTGGCGGAAGTTCCAGAACATCGTCGAGGATCTCCACGAACCGACGCTCTACGGGCCCGAAGGGGCCGGGATCACCCTGATGGGGTGGGGGAGCACCTACGGGGCGATGCGGGAGGCCGTCGATCTGCTGAACGCCAGCGGAACGCGAACCAACCTCCTGCACTTCGTCGACATCTGGCCGTTCCCGGAGGCGAAGGCGACCCCGCTGATCGAGGCGGCGCGCCAGCTCGTGGCCGTGGAAGGCAACCAAAGCGGCCAGTTCGCCCACCTGGTGCGGGCGATGACCGGCCGCCGGGCCGATCGCATGATCCTGAGGTGGGACGGCCGGCCGCTCAGCCCCGAGTACATCATCGAGAAGCTGGAGGAGGCCAAAGTTCATGCTTGA
- a CDS encoding 2-oxoacid:ferredoxin oxidoreductase subunit beta, which yields MLDVKTFNNPIKVTWCPGCGDYGILNAVKSALAQLEIHPHEVMFFSGIGCGSKLPDYMNANAFTTIHGRALPVAMGTKLANHDLNVICITGDGDGYGIGGNHFLNIMRRNPDIVHIAENNMVYGLTKGQYAPTSERGFITSTTPEGSIEIAFNPLTTAINGGALFVARGFSGDPKHLAKLIMAAIQHKGYALVDVLQPCVIYNKINTYDYYRERVYKLEEAGHNPADRDAAWHKAQEWGEKIPIGILYQVEGQPTYEEQVSELKAGPIAKRTLQPLTRAQADALRREFF from the coding sequence ATGCTTGATGTCAAGACCTTCAACAACCCGATCAAGGTCACGTGGTGCCCGGGGTGCGGGGACTACGGGATCCTGAACGCCGTTAAGAGCGCGCTGGCGCAGCTCGAGATCCACCCGCACGAGGTGATGTTCTTCTCGGGCATCGGCTGCGGGAGCAAGCTGCCGGACTACATGAACGCGAACGCGTTCACGACGATCCACGGTCGGGCCCTCCCGGTCGCCATGGGCACCAAGCTCGCGAACCACGACCTGAACGTGATCTGCATCACCGGCGACGGGGACGGGTACGGCATCGGGGGGAATCACTTCCTCAACATCATGCGGCGGAACCCCGACATCGTCCATATCGCCGAGAACAACATGGTCTACGGCCTGACCAAAGGGCAGTACGCGCCCACGAGCGAGCGGGGGTTCATCACCAGCACCACGCCCGAGGGGAGCATCGAGATCGCGTTCAACCCGCTCACGACCGCGATCAACGGCGGCGCGTTGTTCGTGGCGCGCGGGTTCTCAGGCGATCCCAAGCACCTGGCCAAGCTGATCATGGCGGCGATCCAGCACAAGGGGTACGCGCTCGTCGACGTGCTCCAGCCGTGCGTGATCTACAACAAGATCAACACCTATGACTATTATCGAGAGCGCGTGTACAAGCTCGAGGAGGCGGGGCATAACCCCGCAGACCGGGACGCCGCCTGGCACAAGGCGCAGGAGTGGGGGGAGAAGATCCCGATCGGGATCCTCTACCAGGTCGAGGGCCAGCCAACCTACGAGGAACAGGTCTCGGAGCTCAAAGCCGGGCCTATCGCCAAGCGGACCCTCCAGCCGCTCACTCGTGCGCAGGCGGACGCGCTCCGGCGGGAGTTCTTCTAA
- a CDS encoding LptA/OstA family protein, protein MRALAATLGVLAGMWWLGIGAVAAPPSSAPASVNADDVRIDNSGTTLVATGHVAVVYGTLRVASDALRIYRPKGTATFTGHVAVTDERGRASAQVAMITVVNESRVTEIVLTGGASVETRSYALLADRIVADRQHNRLTAAGHATAFSQPDLIVTGALITYEDDPQHAVVRGEGATPATIQNRDGRIRGTRIDVSRKSGQALVTGPVDAEIYDASVTGADATIDLARATAVFTGHVTVSRQQGRLLADRLTVYYRVKRFVAEGATRMTFSDRDDSSSP, encoded by the coding sequence ATGCGGGCGCTCGCCGCCACCCTGGGCGTGCTCGCCGGGATGTGGTGGTTGGGGATCGGTGCGGTCGCCGCGCCGCCGTCCTCGGCCCCCGCGAGCGTGAACGCCGACGACGTGCGGATCGACAACAGCGGGACCACGCTTGTGGCCACCGGGCACGTGGCCGTCGTCTACGGGACCCTCCGCGTCGCGAGCGACGCCCTGCGGATCTACCGGCCGAAGGGCACCGCGACGTTTACCGGGCACGTCGCCGTCACCGACGAGAGGGGACGGGCTTCGGCGCAGGTGGCGATGATCACGGTGGTCAACGAGTCACGGGTGACCGAGATCGTGCTCACCGGCGGCGCCTCGGTTGAGACCCGCTCGTACGCGCTCCTGGCCGACCGCATTGTCGCCGACCGGCAGCACAACCGTCTGACCGCCGCCGGGCACGCGACCGCGTTCTCCCAGCCGGACCTGATCGTCACCGGCGCGCTGATCACCTATGAGGACGACCCGCAGCACGCGGTCGTTCGCGGGGAGGGCGCGACCCCGGCGACGATCCAGAACCGGGACGGGCGGATCCGGGGAACCCGGATCGATGTGTCTAGGAAGAGCGGGCAGGCGCTGGTGACCGGCCCCGTCGACGCGGAGATCTACGATGCCTCGGTGACAGGGGCGGACGCGACGATCGACCTCGCCCGGGCCACAGCGGTGTTTACCGGCCACGTCACCGTCTCCCGCCAGCAGGGACGGCTGCTCGCCGACCGGTTGACGGTGTATTACCGGGTGAAGCGATTCGTCGCCGAGGGCGCGACCCGCATGACCTTCAGCGATCGAGACGATTCCTCGTCCCCATAG